In Excalfactoria chinensis isolate bCotChi1 chromosome 27, bCotChi1.hap2, whole genome shotgun sequence, the DNA window GGTCCATAGAGAAGACCCGGAAACGCACTAGAGACAAagggatatatgggatatatgggtGAATGTGGGGTGAAAATGGGTTGGATATGGGGGAATGTGGGGAATAGATGGTGGATTTGGAAGGGTTTGGGGGAGAATTTTGGGGTTGTTTTAAGGGAGTTGGAGCATTTGGGCCGctggggtggatttggggtaTTTAAAGGAGGTGGATCAGGCAGATCTTTGGGGCTTGGGGTACATTTGGGGCACTCACCAGTCTGTCGGGGGGCGTAGAGAGGTTTGTCTGTCTGCACAATGAGGTGACCCCGCGGCCCCCCCAGGGCCACACGTAGACTCCGGGTTCTGGGGGGGGGCAAGTGAGGGCTATGGGCCTCCAGGAGCAGCCCCCGACCCCACAGCGCCCCACAACGCTCTGCCTGCACTGGGGTGAcctatgggggatatgggaAGGAGGTGTGAGGTGACGTGGTTGATGTGGCAGGAGAGCACCCAAGGGTGCACATGTGTGCCATGGGGGTGTTCCCAACCCCCTCACCCTATAGGACACCCCTCCAATGTCCCCATATGCCCCGGTGTCCCCATACCTCAATTTGTAGGAGCTGGTTGAAGTTGTTGTGGGCTGTGAGGGCAAATGGGACCGGGAGGGCACAGGGCCCAGCCCCACGGTCACCCTCAGCCCACGCCGTCACTGTCCCCATCACCGGCCCCACAGATGCCACCAAAAGCCCCATAGGGGACCCCAGGGCCACACGCCGGGGGGCCACCAGCACCAACCTAAGGAAACACTGCTTGAgccaccagccccacagcagctccataAGCCCAAACAGATCCCATAAATACACAGACACCCCTTAGGTCCATAGTCCCTCTGAGATCCCACAGGAATCCCCCCCCAAGCCCAGGCCCCATAACCTCCCCAACCACACGGAAATCTCCCTCAGTCCCACCAGACTCCATCACACCCCAATCCTACAGCTGCCCTCAGATCCAACAGCAACCCATAGTTCCCATAGTGGACACTGCAGGACATTCATAGTCCCATAGCTACCCCACAAtcaaccccaaccccataaCCCAGCCTCATAACCCCATACTCAGGGTCCTGGGAGCTGCCCTCCATTAAGagagtgaggaagaggaggaggaagaggctgaAGGTCCAGGGAGGCCCCATGGCTCCGGCGGTGTGGGGCAGATCGGGGCAGTGGCACAGGGACACCGGGATTGGGGTCAATCATTAAAGGGGGGGGAGGACATCAGGGTCCACCTGCAGACCCGGAGGGCATCGACCCCAGATGGACCAACGTGGATGTGGGGAAGAGGAACAGGGCGGCCCTGTGGGGAAAAGGCACAGATCCCAAAGGCAGCTCGTTGTCACCGCCTTCATCCCCCCCGGACACGGTGCCGCTGACCCTATAGATGAGACCCCATAACAGCGCCTTGAATGGAATGCAGAACGAATCCTTTTCACTGCCCCCTCCGACAAGACAGAGACCCTCGCCCCCCCTCCGGGGTAGGGACAAGGCCGGGGTGGGGACACAACCCGGGTGCCCCCCCTGTGCTCGGTGAGCCGGGGGTTTCCCACACCGCGCCCTTCCAGCCCCATCCCCCCCCCGCAACACGCAGCGATTTCGCTTTCGCTTCACAACCTGCAAGAGCTCATTCAGCCTGGCTCCCGATGACGTCACGAACGCTCACTTTCACCATTGGCGAGGCGGAGGCGGAGGAGCCAATGGGAGTGCGGGGAGGGTCCGGGAAGTCCCAAAAGCTGAAGGAGCGGCGCGGGGTGCGGCAGTTACAGGAGCTCAACGATGTGGCTGtgcgggatgctggggctgctgctgtgcgccgtgtgcggggcggcgggcggtgagTGCGGCCGGACCGGGACCCCTCCGTCCCCGTAACCCCACCCCGGGGCTGTGCCCGTGGGACCCCCACCCGCGGCTCACGGCCCCGCTGCGCTCCGGCCCCGCAGAGCTCCATTCCCTGCGGTACTTCCACACCGCGATGACGGatcccggccccgggctgccctGGTTCGTGGATGTGGGGTACGTGGACGGCGAAATCTTCGTGCACTACGACAGCACCGCGCGGAGGTTCGTGCCCCGCACTGAGTGGATGGCGGCCAACATGGACCAGCAGTACTGGGATTGGCAGACGGAGATCGCACAGAGCAATGAGCAGAAAAGCCGCGTGAGCCTGGTCAATGTAGCACGGCGCTACAACCAGAGCGGTGGTGAGCACGGCCGGCACCGCGGctccgtgctgtgggatggggctccatggcgcagtgccgcccgcaccccccagggctggtcctgcccGGCGGCACCGTCCCGGGGCTGCCCGTCACAGCCCCACCGAGCTCGGGGTGCTGCGACCCggggggaccccaaccccatccccactacAGTGGGACCACTGGAGATGGAGAAGCCCTCACCCCCTGCCCGGCTGTGTTTCAGGGTCTCACACACGGCAGTGGATGTATGGCTGTGACATCCTCGAGGACGGCACCACCCGGGGGTATGGTCAGTATGGCTATGATGGGAGAGACTTCATTGCCTTCGACAAAGACACGATGACGTTCACTGCGGCGGTTCCAGAGGCAGTTCCTACCAAGAGGAAGTGGGAGGAAGGTGGTGCAGCTGAGAGATGGAAACATTACCTGGAGGAAACCTGTGTGCAGTGGCTGCGGAGATACATGGAGCacgggaaggcagagctggggaggacagGTGAGGGGGATGCTGCGATGTGAGTCTGAAGGTGGGGCGGGGGCTCAGTGTGGGGAGCTCAGCCCGGCCCTCACTGCCGCCCACCTTCAGAGCAACCCGAGGTGCgagtgtgggggaaggaggccgACGGGATCCTGACCTTGTCCTGCCGCGCTCACGGCTTCTACCCGCGGCCCATCGCCGTCAGCTGGGTGAAGGACGGCGCGGTGCTGGGCCAGGACACCCACTCGGGGGGCATCGTGCCCAACAGCGACGGCACCTACCACACCTGGGTCACCATCGAGGCGCTGCCGGGGGACGGGGACAAGTACCAGTGCCGCGTGGAGCACgccagcctgccccagcccgGCCTCTACTCGTGGGGTGAgtgaggggatgtggggctggggggctgcgggctgccccttcccctgctgacggccctgccttcccccagagCGGCCACAGTCCAATGTGGTGCCCATCGTGGTTGGAGTGGTCGTCACCATTGTGGCCATCGCCATCATGGCTGGTGTTGGATTCATCATCTACAGACGCCATGCAGGTAAAAGTGGAGAGCTGTAGGATAGTGGGGGCTGTTGGGGGATTTAAGGCTCCCTCAGGAgcccccagcctggctgtgatgtgaacctgtgctgatgcatctctctgtctgcagggatgaaTGAGAATGTCTACAACATGGCGCACCGTGAGTGATGAGGGCAGCGCTGTCTCTCACCTCTTCCTGATGCCAGCAATGTCCCCACTTTCTCCCAGGGTTCCCCTTCCTGGTTCTTGGGTCTGCTCCTTGCCCCTTACTGAGCACTGGGCTGGGGCTCATGGCTGTGAGAGTCCTTCTTTGTTGAGTGCTCAGGATTGTTTATGAGTGTAAGATCTGGCCTGGGATgaaatagctccagcttggtatgggagAACTGGGGAATGAAGCCATCGTgccctgtgaaaaacaggatgcagatgggtatccctgctccctcttacctgctggcaaggcccagtagatgggaacaaaggagtttctgctgagatcccagagcCAGAAGTTTCCactccaaggagagctgactcaactactttggattccagctgtcactccaaagagagcTGACTTGTCCACTTTGGACCTATTTATAAGTTGGTGATACCATTGGAAATTGTCGTCGTGGTCACTGTCATCACCAGTGGAACAACAACGCCTGACAacccaccactactgaagatcaatgactgaactacaaacctCAATGGATCCATGGTGctgactatctccctcttgcttcctacagAGACTCCTGGcttctatttaatatttttgctattgcctgccttccttccccatccccctACACCATAATAGTGTCcgtcctccccttccccatctccctgataaAGTCTTGTAATAAATtggtcggaccaacatttgaaccgttgtttcttcATCTCACACCAGGTATACAtgtatcaaagaaccttgcctgCCTCCTATAAACTGGAGTGAGACAATGGTTCTTCTTATCTTACAGGCCAGGAAGGTGGAACCAGCAACTCAATCACAGCTgcggtgtggggctgggggtttGAAGGGGTCCCTGTGCTCCTTGTGGtgctgcaccagggctgggctgagactctgcagggagcagagggttGGGATGTGAACACAGCCCTATAGGACACCATCTCTTCTCCTCCACACAGGGAGCAACCCCAccatctgagtgctgtgcttcagcctgcaAGGAGCCAACTGGCCACATAAGAATTTGGGATTGGTGATGGACACTGCCCCATCCTCTCTACCTCTCACATCTCCTTCTGCTTCCtatgctgttctgctttgcctgtgctgcttcctgtgaaataaaatgttgggtttttctgtgctcattctgcctgcatcctgctctgtgctgtgcttggggatggggtgggtgaGGGATCCTTGGCCTGGTTTGGCTGCTCAGGCTGCTGAGTACCCGCTgtcctctcctcttccccactccctgctgctcactgccccATGTGTCCCCCCATCCCTCATCGCCTCCCCTCTGTGACCCCATGCTGATGGCTGTCTGCTTCCCCATCCAGGATGAGCTTTGATTTTCCCAATGCCATCCCTGTGAGCTGGAATGTGGTCTCCTTGGCGCTCATCTCACCTTCCCTGCATATACCGACACAACAGGATATCCTGCAGcacttcccttccccccccctcccccgtcCTGCTGCCTTTCCAATCCTCACCCACAAACATACCCActccacatccctcctcccACCCTCCCCCACGCTCttgtgtccctgctgtgccccctCCGGCTCCGTGATGCCCCCACACGCAAATAAATACGATTGTtctgctgcccaccagccctcttctgcttcatttacCACTCCCCCGCCCCCGTTTGCTGTTATTGGGTGCTCCGCTCTTCCTGCTTGTGGGGCTGGGcgtccctccctctccctgcactTCTTACATCACCGGCACTCCCCGCCCTGACATCCCAGCACCGCCCGGCTACAAACACGCATCTTTATTCCAATCCTCACCCACAAACTTGCCCActccacatccctcctcccACATTTCTCCATGCTCCcgtgtccctgctgtgccccctCCGGCTCCctaaccccccccccacattGTACCTCACACCCAAATAAATTATTGttctgctgccctccagccctCTTTTGGTTCATTCCCCCCCGTTTGTGCTTACTGGGAGCTCCACTCTTCCTGCTAGGTAGGGCGGTTgtccctccctctcccttgtaataatacaagaatgatGGTGGTATATATCCAAGaaggttatctataggaaaaatTCACCAATACAGATGCCTTCAGTCCAGCTGGaaaaatgctgaggctggtTATCCAATCTCCACATAGGAAAGatctcaaagagatgctgccttagtgctggtcagcccttaaataaaGGCTAGGAGAgctggagtcaagctccaccccttcagggagcacagctgaattaccctcacctgtgctcctacagctgaacccacacttgcctcagctgattaatcagagcttcaggctgtgattaccagtttcccatacacctACCTGTTCATCTGTACTAAACTGCAAATGTTTAAGCAAGTAAACTTCCTCACTTTTGGCCAGTGGTTTGTCTTATGGTTACAAGTTCATCACTTACTGGAGTTATTTCATTTGTTACCAAATCCAGTGCTGCCTTTTGCACTGGATACTTTTCTGTTCAGGGAGAGTGGAACCCTCCTGGACCCTGCCAGCCCCTTTCCCCCGGGATAACACGTTTCCTGGATCTCTGCAGATCAAGGCTATTCTGGCTTccaatgttttgcttttgtcccCATTCACATCACAAGCCATGGAGGAGGTGTGGGGAGGGTTGGGTGGTTGTGTTCTCTTGCCAGCACTTATCTGCTTTGGCTGGGGCAGGTCACTGACTTTGGTATTTTAACTCACTGTTCTTCTTTAACCTTTTTGCTGGTGGTTGTTGTTATTTGTCACAATTCCACTGTTCGTACCCTCTATTACACCTGCACGTAACATGAATAATTCCACTTCCATATAGCATTAATGTTCACACATCCCTATAGCATTAACAATTCTACACCTATTTAGCATTAACAATTACATTTCCATACACCCTTTGCATTTATACTCTCATATACCATCAACGTTTAGCAATCACAACGACAGTGACGACAATGAGTTTATCCTAAgcattctttctctcctccaagTTATCAGCAGAAATGGACCTTCCCATTGACCCGATTCCAAATTCCTTCATCTTatcatattttttccatgcattttcaCTCTTTCCTCATTAACTGGAACAAAGTGAGGGCTACCGGCTGTCCCCCGTCATCACATCCTCGATGTAAAAGGTTCAATACATGTGTCGTTTTAGCAAGCCTTCCTGCTAGAAGTGCCTTCTCCATTCCCTCCTTCTTGCTTAAGCAGCAGAGATTTAAGGATGAATATTGTCCGCTGATACCACTCGGCTGGTGCTGACACTTTACACAGAGGGTCCCTGTTGATCCAAACCCTGCAGCACCCCTTTCCATGGGCGCAGCTGGCACCGGCTGTGCCTGAGAATCCATCAGTCGAGCAATACAAGTGCCGGCCAGTGATTCCCATGGAGGCGTGGCTGTGACTGTGCATCACAAGTCCTGCAGGACTCTGTACAATAACGCTTCCCAACGTGGCTCTCGATCCGAGGCTACGATAACTTTCAACATATCTGCATCCCCGGCTTTCCTAGCCTCCCTCTGAACAGCTGTGCGTACATCACGCAAATCAGGAGGGGGCAAATCCGTCTCTTCTTTAGGGTCTATGAGGCCGGGATCAAAAGGGAAACCTGGATCCTTGGGAGGCGAGGCAGTAAAAACCTCATCCGATGGTGGTGGCGGGGCAGCCGACGGCACTGTGGGCCGATCTGTACAGCGACCAGCTGCTCCCTTACCCTCAGGCAGACTGGGGGTGTCAGGTTGCGATCTTAAGCGGCTCTTTAGAGCTTCAATATTCTGGGCTCTTGTCGGGTCTGCGTTTTAGTGACCTGGATACGGGTCATGAGTCACCAGCATTAAGCTGGGAACAACAACGAACTGAGATAAGCCACTGACTCCCGGTTGGAGCAGAAATCCCAGAGGTTTCCCTCGCCCTCAGTGCCTCTCCGTGTCCGACGGCTCCGTGGTGGAAGGATCGCTCCGTGCACCCCACGCCTGCACCCGGGGTGGGGGTTCATCGCAGCCCCCCGGCCGAGCTCCGACCTACGgctccctgccttcccatcGCCCCTCGTATCCCCGATACCCCGACAGAGGCCCTCGGCCCCCTCCCCTGGGTAGGGACACGGTCCCGGTGGGGACACAGCCCGGGATGCCCCCGGTGGGCTGGGGTCGGCTCCGCACCGCTCCCGTCACCTCCCCCGCTACGCACTTTCGCTTTCTCGTCCCAAAATGCGTGAGCGCATTCTGCCTGGCGCCTGGAGACGTCACACACGCTCCCGTTCACCATTGGCGAGGCGGAGGCGAAGGGAGTGAGGGGAGGGTCCGGGAAGACTCAAAAGGGGAGGAGCGGGGTTGCGTTGCGGGTTGTTGTGGTTCCCAGAACGCAGCGCTGTGGCTGtgcgggatgctggggctgctgctgtgcgccgtgtgcggggcggcgggcggtgagTGCGGCCGGACCGGGACCCCTCCGTCCCCGTAACCCCACCCCGGGGCTGTGCCCGTGGGACCCCCACCCGCGGCTCACGGCCCCGCTGCGCTCCGGCCCCGCAGAGCTCCATTCCCTGCGGTACTTTGTTACCGCAATGACGGatcccggccccgggctgccctGGTTCTTTGAAGTGGGGTACGTGGACGGCGAAATCTTCGTGCACTACGACAGCACCACACGGAGGTTCGTGCCCCGCACCGAGTGgatgaaggcagctggagctgtggatcCCGAGTACTGGGACAGGAACACCCGGATCGCACAGAGCTACGAGCAGGTTAGCCGCGTGGACCTGGTCAATGTAACACGGAGCTACAACCAGAGCGGCGGTGAGCACGGCCGGCACCGCGGctccgtgctgtgggatggggctccatggcgcagtgccgcccgcaccccccagggctggtcctgcccGGCGGCACCGTCCCGGGGCTGCCCGTCACAGCCCCACCGAGCTCGGGGTGCTGCGACCCggggggaccccaaccccatccccactacAGTGGGACCCCAGGAGCTGGAGGGGCCCGTCACCGCGTGcctggctgtgtttcagggtCTCACACGGTGCAGCGGATGTATGGCTGTGACATCCTTGAGGATGGCACCACCCGGGGGTATTATCAGGTTGCCTATGATGGGAGAGACTTCATTGCCTTCGACAAAGACACGATGATGTTCACTGCGGCGGTTCCAGAGGCAGATCCCACCAAGAGGACATGGGAAGAAGGCGGTGATGCTGTGAGGAACAAGCTTTACCTGGAGGAAGCCTGTCCACAGTGGCTGCGGAGATACGTAAAGCacgggaaggcagagctggggaggacagGTGAGGGGGGGCTGCGATGTGAGGCTGGAGGTGGGGTGGGGGCTCAGCGTGGGGAGCTCAGCCCGGCCCTCACTGCCGCCCACCTTCAGAGCAACCCGAGGTGCgagtgtgggggaaggaggccgACGGGATCCTGACCTTGTCCTGCCGCGCTCACGGCTTCTACCTGTGGCCCATCGCCGTCAGCTGGGTGAAGGACGGCGCGGTGCTGGGCCAGGACACCCACTCGGGGGGCATCGTGCCCAACAGCGACGGCACCTACCACACCTGGGTCACCATCGATGCGCTGCCGGGGGACGGGGACAAGTACCAGTGCCGCGTGGAGCACgccagcctgccccagcccgGCCTCTACTCGTGGGGTGAgtgaggggatgtggggctgcgggctgccccttcccctgctgacagccctgccttcccccagagCGGCCACAGTCCAACGTGGTGCCCATCGTGATGGGGGTCATCACCGTTGTGTCCATTGCCATCATGTCTGGCACTGGATTCACCATCTACAGCCGCCATGCAGGTAAAAGTGGAGGGCTGTAGGAGGACAGTGGGGGCTTTTGGAGGGTTAGGACCTCCCTTGGGAgcccccagcctggctgtgatgtGAACCTGTGCTGATACATttctctgtctgcagggaagaaggagaaaggctaCAACATGGCACCCAGTGAGTGATGAGGGCAGCGCTGTCCTCCACCTCTGCCCGGTGCCAGGGCAGCGTTGGGGTCCCCACTTTATCCCAGGGTTCCCCTTCCTGGTGCTCggggctgctccatgccccacagtgagcacagggctggggctcaTGGCTCTTCTTCTCTTACAGGCCAGGATGGTGCATCCAGCAGCTAAATGCACAGGTGCGGTGTTTGGCTGGGGGTTGGGAGGGGTCCCTGTGCTCCTTGTGGtgctgcaccagggctgggctgcactgggaGATCCCCAGAGCAAAGGGTTGGGATGTGAACACAACCCTATCAGACACCATCTCTTCTCATCCCCATAGTGAGCAACCAAACCGTCTGAGTTCTGTGCTTCAGCCTGCAAGGGGCCAACTGGCCATACAAGCACTTGGGATCAGTGATGGACAGAGGCCCATCCCCTCAACCTCTCacatctccctctgcttccaATGCTGTTATGCTTTGCTTGCATGGCTTCTTGTGAAATAAAGCGTTGGGCTGTTTTGTGGTCAGCCTGTCTTTATTCTGTTCTTTGCCGTGCATGCGGTTGGGGTGGATGAGTGGACCTCTCCTCATCCCTCCTTCTCCCATCCTTCACTCTTTGTTCATGGCTCCATCACACACTGCtaccctccctcctcccctttgCACTCCCTGTGCTATCTACACCGCTTTGGCATGAAGACATGGTTGGAAAGTACATCCCACtttgggctgagctgtgcttccCCCCCTATAACCCACAGTGCTGCCACAGCCCTATTTTGAGGACAGACACCCAGCTTCCATAACCAACCACACACTGAGGCTGAGCTGCCCACACTCTACATCCCAACCCGCTCCTTTACAAAACATCTCCCCTTTATTCCATACAAATCCCAGAGCATCCCTCTCTTCATATCTTGTAGCTGGTAgcagagacacccacagctccccgTGTCCCCTGCGGCAGCTGGTGGCCGCAGGGACTGTCAGCACCGGGGACCTCGTCACCTTCCTCCTCTACCAGATGCAGTTCACTGATGTTGTGGAGGTGAGCCCGAGGGGAtgcccatgtccccatgtccccatgccACATCCCCTTATCTCCTGGCTGTATCACCACGCTGTCCCCAGGTCCTGCTCCGTTATTACCCCACACTGACAAAGGCCGTGGGCTCTTCAGAGAAGATCTTTGAGTTCCTGGACCGGGAGCCCAAGGTAGCACTCTCGGGGACAATGGCACCCAGTGAGCTGCAGGGCCACCTCCAGCTGGAGGACGTCTGGTTCTCCTACCCTGGGCACCAGGAGCCCGTCCTCAAGGTGGGCACAGGGACAGAGCCAGGGGACACAGGGATGTGGTGGGACAGCGTGACAGGTGTGGGGACACAGCAGGGTGATGAACATGATGGGTGTgaggaaatgaagcaaagagGTGCAAGGAGGGGGTGGTTTGGGGACGTGGCATTGAGGGCGCAGGGACATGGCAGGGGTGGGTATGTGGCATGGGGACAAGATGAGTGacagagacatggtggggagagCATGGGTGTATAGATGTGGTCCCAGAGGCATGGGAACAAAACAAGGGactggggggggaggagggaaacgGGACAGAAGGACACAGCAGGAAGGCCATGGGGCCGTGAAGGGGTGGGTACAGGGACACCATGGGTGTGACATCCATGTCCCCAGGGTGTATCGCTGGAGCTTCACCCTGGGGAGGTGCTGGCCCTGCATGGACTGCGGTGCCACTGAGTGCCACCAGGGCCGGGGGAGGGACGCAGAAGTGGGAATAAAGCCGCGTGTTTGTAGCCGGGCGGTGCTGGGATGTCAGTCAGAGCGCTGTTGTAAGAAATACAGGAAGAGGGAGGGACGCCCGACAGCCCAAGCAGGAAGAGCGGAGCTcccaacaataacaacaaacgGGGGCGGGGTGGGGACGGGAGGGGGTTTAGAGGAAATGAACCAGAAGAGGGCTGGATGGCATCAGAACAATCGTATTTATTTGCGTGTGGGGTACAATGTGGGGGAGTCACAAAGCCGGAcggggcacagcagggacacgAGAGCGTGGGGAAGGGTGGGAGGAGCGATGTGGAGTGGGTATGTTTGTGGGTGAGGAttggaaaggcagcaggatCGAGGTGTGGTAGGGGAAGTGCTGCAGGATATCCAGTCTAGTGGGGATATGCAGGGACAGCTCGGAGGAACACTAAGGAGACAACATTCCAAAGCAGAGATGGCTATTGGGAAAATGAAAGCTCATCCAGCATGGGGAGTAGGCAGCCATCAGCGTGGGGTCAAAGAGGGGAGGTGATACATGggggcagtgagcagcaggcGGTCGGGAAGAGGGGAGGGTAGTGAATTTTCAGGACCCTGAGCAGCCAAACCAGGCCACGGTCCCCTCATCCACCCCATctccaagcac includes these proteins:
- the LOC140263068 gene encoding class I histocompatibility antigen, F10 alpha chain-like produces the protein MWLCGMLGLLLCAVCGAAGELHSLRYFHTAMTDPGPGLPWFVDVGYVDGEIFVHYDSTARRFVPRTEWMAANMDQQYWDWQTEIAQSNEQKSRVSLVNVARRYNQSGGSHTRQWMYGCDILEDGTTRGYGQYGYDGRDFIAFDKDTMTFTAAVPEAVPTKRKWEEGGAAERWKHYLEETCVQWLRRYMEHGKAELGRTEQPEVRVWGKEADGILTLSCRAHGFYPRPIAVSWVKDGAVLGQDTHSGGIVPNSDGTYHTWVTIEALPGDGDKYQCRVEHASLPQPGLYSWERPQSNVVPIVVGVVVTIVAIAIMAGVGFIIYRRHAGMNENVYNMAHRE
- the LOC140263079 gene encoding class I histocompatibility antigen, F10 alpha chain-like; the encoded protein is MLGLLLCAVCGAAGELHSLRYFVTAMTDPGPGLPWFFEVGYVDGEIFVHYDSTTRRFVPRTEWMKAAGAVDPEYWDRNTRIAQSYEQVAYDGRDFIAFDKDTMMFTAAVPEADPTKRTWEEGGDAVRNKLYLEEACPQWLRRYVKHGKAELGRTEQPEVRVWGKEADGILTLSCRAHGFYLWPIAVSWVKDGAVLGQDTHSGGIVPNSDGTYHTWVTIDALPGDGDKYQCRVEHASLPQPGLYSWERPQSNVVPIVMGVITVVSIAIMSGTGFTIYSRHAGKKEKGYNMAPSQDGASSS